A part of Jiangella alba genomic DNA contains:
- a CDS encoding VOC family protein: MALDLFPVMPVTDFAAATDWYERLFGAPFAFRAHDTEVVWELAEHRYVAVHQAPEHAGHTHVTVFVDDLDALADGIAARGIEPAVRETYGNGVRKFTYHDPDGNEIGYGGAPLSD; encoded by the coding sequence ATGGCTCTGGACCTCTTCCCCGTCATGCCCGTGACGGACTTCGCGGCGGCGACCGACTGGTACGAGCGGCTGTTCGGCGCACCGTTCGCGTTCCGCGCCCACGACACCGAGGTGGTGTGGGAGCTGGCCGAGCACCGCTACGTCGCGGTGCACCAGGCGCCCGAGCACGCCGGCCACACCCACGTCACCGTCTTCGTCGACGATCTCGACGCGCTGGCCGACGGCATCGCGGCGCGCGGCATCGAGCCGGCGGTGCGCGAGACGTACGGCAACGGCGTACGCAAGTTCACCTACCACGACCCCGACGGCAACGAGATCGGCTACGGCGGCGCGCCGCTGTCCGACTAG
- a CDS encoding ATP-binding cassette domain-containing protein, protein MSVATHESGASAATTGPVLELTGIGKHFGAVQALAGVDFQVRAGEVVALVGDNGAGKSTLVKIMSGVYQADSGAMRVEGRQVHIHSPSAAQSLGIATVFQDLALCDNLDVVANLFLGSELGTKAWMDEVAMEKESWRLLRELGAKIPTVRIPVASLSGGQRQTVAIARSLVGQPKVVMLDEPTAALGVAQTAEVLNLVERLREQRLGVVLISHNMADVQAVADRIVVLRLGRNEAEFRAVDVTTEQLVAAITGASDNVVAERNARREAPGGPE, encoded by the coding sequence ATGAGCGTCGCCACACACGAGAGCGGTGCGTCCGCCGCCACGACCGGGCCGGTCCTGGAGCTCACCGGGATCGGCAAGCACTTCGGCGCCGTGCAGGCGCTGGCCGGGGTCGACTTCCAGGTCCGCGCCGGCGAGGTGGTCGCCCTGGTCGGCGACAACGGCGCTGGCAAGTCGACCCTCGTCAAGATCATGTCCGGCGTGTACCAGGCCGACTCCGGCGCGATGCGGGTCGAGGGCCGCCAGGTGCACATCCACAGCCCGAGCGCCGCGCAGTCGCTGGGCATCGCGACGGTCTTCCAGGACCTCGCGCTCTGCGACAACCTCGACGTCGTCGCGAACCTGTTCCTCGGCAGCGAACTGGGGACGAAGGCGTGGATGGACGAGGTCGCCATGGAGAAGGAGTCCTGGCGGCTGCTGCGCGAGCTGGGCGCGAAGATCCCGACCGTGCGCATCCCGGTGGCCAGCCTTTCCGGCGGCCAGCGGCAGACCGTCGCGATCGCCCGCAGCCTGGTGGGCCAGCCGAAGGTCGTCATGCTGGACGAGCCGACCGCCGCGCTGGGCGTCGCGCAGACGGCTGAGGTGCTCAACCTCGTCGAGCGGCTGCGCGAGCAGCGCCTCGGCGTGGTCCTGATCAGCCACAACATGGCCGACGTGCAGGCCGTCGCCGACCGCATCGTGGTGCTGCGGCTGGGCCGCAACGAGGCCGAGTTCCGCGCCGTCGACGTCACGACCGAGCAGCTCGTCGCCGCCATCACCGGCGCGTCGGACAACGTCGTCGCCGAACGCAACGCCCGCCGTGAGGCGCCAGGGGGGCCGGAATGA
- a CDS encoding sugar ABC transporter substrate-binding protein, with the protein MARRHLLAAALPAVFVLALGACGAAGTSGSGSGDGELQIALLLPENKTARYESHDRPAFVERVHEICAECETLVSNADQDAAHQQAQAEAALTNGADVLVLDPVDSRSASVIVRQAHAAGVPVVSYDRLVLDAPVDFHVTFDNEQVGQLQAEVLLAAVGATDGELVVLNGSPTDDNSALFRRGAHSVLDGAGVAVGAEVDVPDWSPDQAQEAMERALTTLGRDRVAGVYAANDGMAGGAIAAMKAAGLDPLPPVTGQDAELAAVRRILTGEQYMTVYKAVRTQAQAAADVAVGLARTGEPPDGLRTDWVDNGHGRVPALMLTPVAVTRDTIAATVVADGFWTVDEICEGLAAECAAAGLAQDGAP; encoded by the coding sequence ATGGCCCGCCGCCACCTGCTCGCCGCCGCCCTGCCCGCGGTGTTCGTCCTGGCGCTGGGCGCCTGCGGTGCGGCCGGCACGTCCGGGTCCGGGTCCGGCGACGGCGAGCTGCAGATCGCGCTGCTGCTGCCGGAGAACAAGACCGCCCGGTACGAGTCGCACGACCGCCCGGCGTTCGTCGAGCGCGTGCACGAGATCTGCGCCGAGTGCGAGACGCTGGTCAGCAACGCCGACCAGGACGCCGCGCACCAGCAGGCGCAGGCCGAGGCGGCGCTCACCAACGGCGCCGACGTGCTGGTCCTCGACCCCGTCGACTCCCGGTCGGCGTCGGTCATCGTCCGGCAGGCGCACGCGGCGGGCGTCCCGGTGGTCAGCTACGACCGGCTGGTGCTCGACGCACCGGTCGACTTCCACGTCACGTTCGACAACGAGCAGGTCGGCCAGTTGCAGGCCGAGGTGCTGCTGGCCGCCGTCGGCGCGACCGACGGCGAGCTGGTGGTGCTGAACGGCTCGCCCACCGACGACAACTCGGCGCTGTTCCGGCGCGGCGCGCACAGCGTCCTCGACGGCGCCGGGGTCGCCGTCGGCGCCGAGGTCGACGTGCCCGACTGGTCGCCCGACCAGGCGCAGGAGGCGATGGAGCGGGCCCTGACGACGCTCGGCCGCGACCGCGTCGCCGGTGTGTACGCGGCCAACGACGGCATGGCCGGCGGCGCCATCGCCGCGATGAAGGCGGCCGGGCTGGACCCGCTGCCGCCGGTCACCGGGCAGGACGCCGAACTGGCGGCCGTGCGCCGCATTCTCACCGGCGAGCAGTACATGACGGTCTACAAGGCCGTGCGCACGCAGGCCCAGGCCGCCGCCGACGTCGCCGTCGGCCTGGCGCGGACCGGCGAGCCGCCGGACGGGCTGCGCACCGACTGGGTCGACAACGGGCACGGGCGGGTCCCGGCGCTCATGCTGACGCCGGTCGCCGTCACCCGCGACACCATCGCCGCGACCGTGGTCGCCGACGGGTTCTGGACGGTCGACGAGATCTGCGAAGGCCTCGCGGCCGAGTGCGCCGCCGCCGGGCTGGCCCAGGACGGCGCGCCGTGA
- a CDS encoding AAA family ATPase: protein MTAVGEVVGRDDELGRARTALAAGASVLLEGPAGIGKTALWRALVARLRAGGALVLAAAPTETEAALPLAGLADLLGPLADAVPDLPGPQRRAAEAVLLERPPDDAMDERALGAAVRTLLDGAAAGGTPVVVAVDDAPWLDPPSARALRFALRRVPGVPTLASQRTTGPAAAPLGLDDARLTRIEVTPLGVGALHRLLRERLGTTLSRPLLTRVAREAGGVPLLAIELARAAHRLPHPPRPSEELPVVASMRELLSGSLAALPASGRDALRLAALLATPRPGDLAAAGVGPADLDPAEEAGLVTVAETAVAFAHPLYASVVRAETPPGVRRRLHGVLAGVVADPDERARHLARCTVEADEAVAAELAEAAARLRRRGAPELAAELCDRAAELTPSTAGEAGPRRRLTALRCRFDAGAYEATRAGALALAEATTGELRAEALLLCAAVAWNVEDAGAPATAAARDALAAVPPGSAAAGRVHAHLSMFHDSPADAIPHAEAACALLTGATGDDRALLSASLLQLFFQEVRSGRPARTELLDEALALEDDGPSWLSGTIPAIWWKSVDDHGRARDRLTTMLHRAQAVGDEPGQHEATMHLAEAELSAGRFEAAAAHIGAARELGEQLGTGLVGEAWLAATLDAHRGRLAEAAAAAETGLRQAGDDTWARRIHLGLAAFTALCDGRSSDAVAHYRDLSVLLRDTGLVEPLAQRLEPDWIEACVAAGDLDGAGEVLERLSARHARLPRPWTRLGLARSTVLLRGASGDDVGSALDGLAAARAEVAPGTVPLDRARCLLVAGVALRRAKRRRDARLALTEAAAEFAALGAAAFERRARDELARVGGRPAAPLALTPTEERVARLAATGRTNRLIADELFVSPKTVEANLARVYRKLGIASRAELGAAMTRRDVEG from the coding sequence GTGACCGCGGTGGGGGAGGTCGTCGGGCGCGACGACGAGCTCGGTCGTGCTCGGACCGCACTGGCGGCGGGCGCATCCGTGCTGCTGGAGGGGCCGGCCGGCATCGGCAAGACGGCGTTGTGGCGTGCGCTGGTGGCCCGGCTGCGCGCCGGCGGCGCCCTGGTGCTGGCGGCGGCGCCGACGGAGACCGAGGCGGCGCTGCCGCTGGCCGGGCTGGCCGACCTGCTCGGCCCGCTGGCCGACGCGGTGCCCGACCTCCCCGGACCGCAGCGGCGCGCCGCCGAGGCCGTCCTGCTCGAGCGCCCGCCGGACGACGCGATGGACGAACGGGCGCTGGGCGCCGCCGTGCGGACCCTGCTCGACGGCGCCGCCGCCGGGGGCACACCGGTCGTCGTGGCGGTCGACGACGCGCCGTGGCTGGACCCGCCCAGCGCCCGGGCGCTGCGGTTCGCGCTGCGCCGGGTGCCGGGCGTGCCGACGCTGGCCAGCCAGCGCACGACCGGCCCGGCGGCGGCGCCGCTCGGCCTGGACGACGCCCGGCTGACCCGCATCGAGGTGACGCCGCTCGGCGTCGGCGCGCTGCACCGGCTGCTGCGCGAACGGCTGGGCACCACGTTGAGCCGGCCGCTGCTCACCCGGGTCGCGCGCGAGGCCGGCGGCGTCCCGCTGCTGGCGATCGAGCTGGCCCGGGCGGCGCACCGGCTGCCGCACCCGCCGCGGCCGAGCGAGGAACTGCCGGTGGTGGCGTCGATGCGCGAGCTGCTGTCGGGGTCGCTGGCCGCGCTGCCCGCATCGGGCCGCGACGCGCTGCGGCTGGCCGCGCTGCTCGCGACGCCCCGGCCGGGCGACCTCGCGGCGGCCGGCGTGGGACCGGCCGACCTCGACCCGGCGGAGGAGGCCGGGCTGGTCACCGTCGCCGAGACCGCGGTCGCGTTCGCCCACCCGCTCTACGCGTCGGTCGTGCGGGCCGAGACACCGCCGGGCGTGCGCCGCCGGCTGCACGGCGTGCTGGCCGGCGTCGTCGCCGATCCGGACGAGCGGGCCCGGCACCTGGCCCGGTGCACCGTCGAGGCGGACGAGGCGGTCGCCGCGGAGCTGGCCGAGGCGGCCGCGCGGCTGCGCCGTCGCGGCGCGCCCGAACTGGCCGCGGAGCTGTGCGACCGCGCGGCCGAGCTGACGCCGTCCACGGCGGGGGAGGCCGGCCCGCGACGCCGGCTGACGGCACTGCGCTGCCGGTTCGACGCCGGCGCCTACGAGGCCACCCGCGCCGGCGCGCTGGCGCTGGCCGAGGCGACGACGGGCGAGCTGCGGGCCGAGGCGCTGCTGCTGTGCGCCGCCGTGGCCTGGAACGTCGAGGACGCCGGTGCGCCGGCCACGGCCGCCGCCCGCGACGCCCTGGCCGCGGTGCCGCCCGGTTCGGCCGCCGCCGGTCGCGTGCACGCGCACCTCAGCATGTTCCACGACTCGCCGGCCGACGCGATCCCGCACGCCGAGGCGGCGTGCGCGCTGCTGACCGGCGCCACCGGCGACGACCGCGCCCTGCTGTCCGCGTCGCTGCTGCAGCTGTTCTTCCAGGAGGTCCGCTCCGGCCGGCCGGCCCGCACCGAGCTGCTCGACGAGGCGCTGGCGCTGGAGGACGACGGCCCGTCCTGGCTGTCCGGCACCATCCCGGCGATCTGGTGGAAGTCCGTCGACGACCACGGCCGCGCCCGCGACCGCCTCACGACGATGCTGCACCGCGCCCAGGCGGTCGGCGACGAGCCGGGGCAGCACGAGGCGACCATGCACCTCGCCGAGGCGGAGCTGTCCGCCGGCCGGTTCGAGGCGGCGGCCGCGCACATCGGCGCCGCCCGTGAGCTGGGCGAACAGCTGGGCACCGGGCTGGTCGGCGAGGCCTGGCTGGCCGCGACCCTCGACGCGCACCGGGGCCGGCTGGCCGAGGCCGCGGCGGCGGCCGAGACGGGCCTGCGGCAGGCCGGCGACGACACCTGGGCGCGGCGCATCCACCTCGGGCTGGCCGCGTTCACCGCCCTGTGCGACGGCCGGTCCTCCGACGCCGTCGCGCACTACCGCGACCTGTCCGTGCTGCTGCGCGACACCGGGCTGGTCGAGCCGCTGGCGCAGCGGCTGGAGCCGGACTGGATCGAGGCCTGCGTGGCGGCCGGCGACCTCGACGGCGCCGGCGAGGTGCTGGAGCGGCTGTCCGCACGGCACGCCCGGCTGCCGCGGCCGTGGACCCGGCTCGGCCTGGCCCGCAGCACCGTCCTGCTGCGCGGCGCGTCCGGCGACGACGTCGGCTCGGCGCTGGACGGCCTGGCCGCGGCCCGCGCCGAGGTGGCGCCCGGCACGGTCCCGCTGGACCGCGCCCGCTGCCTGCTGGTCGCCGGCGTCGCGCTGCGCCGGGCGAAGCGCCGCCGCGACGCCCGGCTCGCGCTGACCGAGGCGGCGGCCGAGTTCGCCGCGCTCGGCGCCGCCGCGTTCGAGCGGCGGGCCCGCGACGAGCTGGCCCGTGTCGGTGGGCGGCCGGCCGCGCCGCTGGCGCTCACGCCCACCGAGGAGCGGGTCGCCCGGCTGGCCGCCACGGGCCGCACCAACCGGCTGATCGCCGACGAGCTGTTCGTCAGCCCGAAGACGGTCGAGGCCAACCTCGCCCGCGTCTACCGCAAGCTGGGCATCGCCAGCCGGGCCGAGCTGGGCGCCGCCATGACCCGCCGCGACGTCGAAGGATAG
- a CDS encoding DUF3558 family protein, translated as MAATALALALLAGCGGDDEPVADSIFTDPPTAPPPAPAETTAPPAPQTVDACALLTQAEAEALAATPLDPPLAGEASCTWTGPVTGPTAQVEVYAGDGALKILDIDRQLGHVFTALPGIGDEAHLEDGMVFVLVDGTWIGVRLVRLDDPALFAGPLEDAARIVADRL; from the coding sequence ATGGCTGCCACCGCCCTGGCGCTGGCGCTGCTCGCGGGCTGCGGCGGCGACGACGAGCCGGTCGCGGACTCGATCTTCACCGACCCGCCCACCGCGCCGCCGCCGGCCCCCGCCGAGACCACCGCGCCGCCCGCGCCGCAGACGGTCGACGCGTGCGCGCTGCTCACCCAGGCCGAGGCCGAGGCCCTGGCCGCCACCCCGCTGGACCCGCCGCTGGCCGGTGAAGCGTCCTGCACGTGGACCGGGCCGGTCACCGGGCCGACCGCGCAGGTCGAGGTGTACGCGGGTGACGGCGCCCTGAAGATCCTCGACATCGACCGCCAGCTCGGCCACGTCTTCACCGCGCTGCCCGGCATCGGCGACGAGGCGCATCTCGAGGACGGCATGGTGTTCGTCCTCGTCGACGGCACCTGGATCGGCGTCCGCCTGGTCCGGCTCGACGACCCGGCGCTGTTCGCCGGGCCGCTGGAAGACGCCGCCCGCATCGTCGCGGACCGGCTCTGA
- a CDS encoding sugar ABC transporter permease has protein sequence MSGSVSPARLGRWAPPAALAVIWLVMSLSNPRFLSAVNLTNLMLQIVAVGAVAVAVVLVLLIGEIDLSVGAVSGFGAAVTAVLSVKQDWPAVLAILAGLATGALVGLAHAAMVTRVGVPSFVVTLAGLLTWQGALLLVLGDTGTVNIDDPQLVAIAGTFLAPAAGWALAAAVTAGAVVAIVGSLRRERDRPARRVWPWVVAGIGAPVAAAVFNADRGVPLAVVVFLLLLAGGDLMVRRTKLGRHAVATGSNASGARRAGIGVDRIRLVVFMLASVLAVTGGILAASRLLAVNQSSGSTDLMLTAVAAAAIGGTSLFGGRGTVWSALLGALVVGSLANGLDLMGASSPIRLIATGLVLAVAVGLDTLAHRAEVTPFREHSRPGR, from the coding sequence GTGAGCGGCTCGGTGTCGCCGGCCCGCCTCGGCCGCTGGGCGCCGCCGGCCGCGTTGGCCGTCATCTGGCTGGTGATGAGCCTGAGCAATCCGCGGTTCCTGTCCGCGGTGAACCTCACCAACCTCATGCTGCAGATCGTCGCCGTCGGCGCCGTGGCGGTGGCCGTCGTCCTGGTGCTGCTGATCGGCGAGATCGACCTCTCCGTCGGCGCGGTGTCCGGGTTCGGCGCGGCCGTCACCGCCGTGCTCAGCGTCAAGCAGGACTGGCCGGCCGTGCTCGCGATCCTCGCGGGACTGGCGACCGGCGCGCTGGTGGGGCTGGCGCACGCCGCCATGGTGACGCGGGTCGGCGTGCCGTCGTTCGTGGTGACGCTGGCCGGGCTGCTGACGTGGCAGGGCGCGCTGCTGCTGGTGCTCGGCGACACCGGGACGGTGAACATCGACGACCCCCAGCTGGTGGCCATCGCGGGGACGTTCCTGGCGCCGGCCGCCGGGTGGGCGCTGGCCGCGGCGGTGACGGCGGGCGCCGTCGTGGCGATCGTCGGGTCGCTGCGCCGCGAACGCGACCGGCCGGCGCGGCGGGTCTGGCCGTGGGTGGTGGCGGGCATCGGCGCACCGGTGGCGGCCGCCGTCTTCAACGCCGACCGCGGCGTGCCGCTGGCGGTCGTGGTGTTCCTCCTGCTGCTGGCCGGCGGCGACCTCATGGTCCGGCGCACGAAGCTCGGCCGGCACGCGGTGGCGACGGGGAGCAACGCGTCGGGGGCGCGGCGGGCGGGCATCGGCGTCGACCGCATCCGGCTGGTGGTGTTCATGCTGGCGTCCGTGCTGGCGGTCACCGGCGGCATCCTCGCGGCGTCGCGGCTGCTCGCCGTCAACCAGTCGTCGGGCAGCACCGACCTCATGCTGACGGCGGTGGCGGCCGCGGCCATCGGCGGCACCAGCCTGTTCGGCGGCCGCGGGACGGTGTGGTCGGCGCTGCTGGGCGCGCTCGTCGTCGGGTCGCTCGCCAACGGGCTGGACCTTATGGGCGCGTCGTCGCCGATCCGGCTGATCGCGACCGGCCTCGTCCTCGCCGTCGCCGTCGGGCTGGACACCCTGGCGCACCGTGCCGAGGTGACCCCGTTCCGCGAGCATTCGCGGCCCGGCCGCTAG
- a CDS encoding ROK family transcriptional regulator — protein MPDVSGPGSLSALRLANRRRLLGALPAAQAVSQAELARLTGLAPATISGLVRALVDEGELVVRQGVANGRRSRLVERAPVRLRYGIGVDLGRTHVKVVAGAAPGDVLAESAVVLDGGLRPDTVLEVIGALAASARQQAGLTSAQIAGVAVGVPAPIDTATGVVTETAILPALVGFPLRDEVARLLGRPVVVENDANLGALALARRAGAGRSVVFVKVGSGIGAGVAVGGELLRGDSGAAGEIGHLALDPGLSVVCRCGRRGCLETVGSAESVRTALSSALQRDLGLDEVLGLINDGHPVAVHVLEDAGELLGRGLGWLAMILNPADIALGGPLLAAGDAWLGPVRQGFRRAVLPGVAERTRVAISPLGEGTEAVGALVASLSAGD, from the coding sequence GTGCCTGACGTGTCCGGTCCCGGGTCGCTGTCCGCCCTGCGGCTGGCCAACCGGCGGCGGTTGCTGGGTGCGCTGCCGGCCGCGCAGGCGGTCAGCCAGGCCGAGCTGGCGCGGCTGACCGGACTCGCCCCGGCCACCATCTCCGGGCTGGTCCGCGCCCTGGTCGACGAGGGCGAGCTGGTCGTGCGACAGGGCGTGGCGAACGGCCGGCGCAGCCGCCTGGTCGAGCGGGCGCCGGTGCGGCTGCGCTACGGCATCGGCGTCGACCTCGGCCGCACGCACGTCAAGGTGGTCGCCGGCGCCGCCCCGGGCGACGTGCTGGCCGAGTCGGCCGTCGTGCTCGACGGCGGGCTGCGCCCCGACACCGTGCTCGAGGTGATCGGCGCGCTCGCGGCGTCGGCGCGCCAGCAGGCCGGGCTCACCAGCGCCCAGATCGCCGGCGTCGCCGTCGGGGTCCCCGCGCCCATCGACACCGCGACCGGCGTCGTCACCGAAACCGCGATCCTGCCCGCGCTGGTCGGGTTCCCGCTGCGCGACGAGGTGGCGCGGCTGCTCGGCCGGCCGGTCGTCGTCGAGAACGACGCGAACCTCGGCGCGCTCGCGCTGGCCCGCCGGGCGGGGGCCGGCCGGTCGGTGGTGTTCGTCAAGGTCGGCTCCGGCATCGGCGCCGGTGTGGCCGTCGGCGGCGAGCTGCTGCGCGGCGACTCCGGCGCGGCCGGCGAGATCGGCCACCTCGCGCTCGATCCGGGACTGTCGGTGGTGTGCCGCTGCGGGCGGCGCGGCTGCCTCGAGACCGTCGGGTCGGCGGAGTCGGTGCGGACGGCGCTGAGCTCGGCGCTGCAGCGCGACCTCGGACTCGACGAGGTGCTCGGCCTCATCAACGACGGCCACCCGGTGGCGGTGCACGTGCTCGAGGACGCCGGCGAGCTGCTCGGACGCGGCCTCGGCTGGCTCGCAATGATCCTCAACCCCGCCGACATCGCGCTCGGCGGGCCCCTCCTCGCCGCCGGCGACGCCTGGCTCGGCCCCGTCCGTCAGGGCTTCCGCCGGGCGGTGCTGCCCGGCGTGGCGGAGCGGACCCGCGTCGCGATCTCGCCGCTCGGCGAGGGCACGGAGGCGGTGGGTGCGCTGGTCGCATCCCTCTCCGCCGGCGATTGA
- a CDS encoding sugar ABC transporter substrate-binding protein, whose protein sequence is MHQPNRRAAVFAVLALAAGALAACGANEDNGGGDGTASGDSTGSGSAATIALLLPESATARYEAFDRPLFEAKVADLCPDCTINYFNADQDETKQAEQVDTAISQGVDVMVLDPVNGQAAAALVADAQAAEIPVIAYDRFIEGADYYTSFDNEKVGELQGQALVDAVGGAGDVLMLNGSPDDPNAAMFKSGAHSVIDGSELTVVGEYDNPDWSPDNAQAWTTDQLDTIDPTTLAGVYAANDGQAGGVIAALTGAGLPADQLPPVTGQDAELAAIQRIVAGEQYMTIYKPIKGEAEGAAEMAISIVNGEEVADTTDFQGVPSLILDPIVVTTDNVADTVVADDFWTVDDICTDDYADACAAAGLS, encoded by the coding sequence GTGCACCAGCCCAACCGACGGGCTGCCGTCTTCGCAGTCCTCGCCCTGGCCGCCGGCGCGCTGGCCGCCTGTGGCGCCAACGAAGACAACGGCGGCGGCGACGGGACCGCGAGCGGCGACAGCACCGGTAGCGGCAGCGCCGCCACCATCGCCCTGCTCCTGCCGGAGTCGGCGACCGCTCGCTACGAGGCGTTCGACCGCCCGCTGTTCGAGGCCAAGGTCGCGGACCTGTGCCCCGACTGCACGATCAACTACTTCAACGCCGACCAGGACGAGACCAAGCAGGCCGAGCAGGTCGACACCGCCATCTCGCAGGGCGTCGACGTCATGGTGCTGGACCCGGTGAACGGCCAGGCAGCGGCGGCGCTGGTGGCCGACGCGCAGGCGGCCGAGATCCCCGTCATCGCCTACGACCGCTTCATCGAGGGCGCCGACTACTACACCTCGTTCGACAACGAGAAGGTCGGCGAGCTGCAGGGCCAGGCGCTGGTCGACGCCGTCGGCGGCGCGGGCGACGTCCTCATGCTGAACGGCTCGCCCGACGACCCGAACGCGGCCATGTTCAAGTCCGGCGCGCACAGCGTCATCGACGGCAGCGAGCTCACCGTCGTCGGCGAGTACGACAACCCGGACTGGAGCCCGGACAACGCGCAGGCGTGGACGACGGACCAGCTCGACACCATCGATCCCACGACGCTGGCCGGGGTCTACGCCGCCAACGACGGCCAGGCCGGCGGCGTCATCGCGGCGCTCACCGGCGCCGGACTGCCGGCCGACCAGCTGCCGCCGGTCACCGGTCAGGACGCCGAACTGGCCGCCATCCAGCGCATCGTCGCTGGTGAGCAGTACATGACGATCTACAAGCCGATCAAGGGCGAGGCCGAGGGCGCCGCCGAGATGGCCATCTCGATCGTCAACGGCGAGGAGGTCGCCGACACCACCGACTTCCAGGGCGTGCCGTCGCTGATCCTCGACCCGATCGTGGTCACGACCGACAACGTCGCCGACACCGTGGTGGCCGACGACTTCTGGACGGTCGACGACATCTGCACCGACGACTATGCGGACGCCTGCGCGGCCGCCGGTCTCAGCTGA
- a CDS encoding sugar ABC transporter permease, producing MSRTQADETAARSDLIDERLAQDTGLRGAADAFRRRIRDGDLGLLPVVIGLFVIGLVFYLQDVTYLSSSNLVNITLNAVPYGIIAVGIVLVLLLGEIDLSVGSISGLAASITAVLVVNQDQPLVLGILAGAGTGAAIGIAYGLIFTKIGVPSFVITLAGLLGFVGVQYVVLGDQGTINLPRTSPLAQFAREDFLSPAVSYVVVLAIVALYALVSIIGIRRRTAAGLPAQSLTLVLVKSAILLGGLGFLTYYLNIDRGWGYAVVFFIGLVVLMDLVLRKSTWGRHLYAVGGNVEAARRSGINVNWIYISAFSLTGTLAATGGLMFLARLTSVSQASGSNDVNLTAIAAAVIGGTSLFGGRGSAYSALLGVLVLTAITSGLNRIGVDSSVRYIVTGAVLLLAVSIDAIARRARASSGRG from the coding sequence ATGAGCAGGACACAGGCCGACGAGACCGCGGCCCGGTCCGACCTGATCGACGAGCGGCTGGCCCAGGACACCGGGCTGCGCGGCGCCGCCGACGCGTTCCGGCGGCGGATCCGCGACGGCGATCTCGGGCTGCTGCCGGTGGTGATCGGGCTGTTCGTGATCGGCCTGGTCTTCTACCTGCAGGACGTCACGTACCTGTCGTCGAGCAACCTGGTGAACATCACGCTGAACGCGGTGCCCTACGGCATCATCGCGGTCGGCATCGTGCTGGTGCTGCTGCTCGGCGAGATCGACCTGTCGGTCGGCTCGATCAGCGGCCTTGCGGCGTCGATCACGGCGGTGCTGGTGGTCAACCAGGACCAGCCGCTCGTGCTCGGCATCCTGGCCGGCGCCGGCACGGGTGCCGCCATCGGCATCGCGTACGGGCTGATCTTCACCAAGATCGGCGTGCCGAGCTTCGTCATCACGCTGGCCGGGCTGCTCGGCTTCGTCGGCGTGCAGTACGTCGTGCTCGGCGACCAGGGCACCATCAACCTGCCGCGGACGTCGCCGCTGGCGCAGTTCGCCCGCGAGGACTTCCTCAGCCCGGCCGTCTCCTACGTCGTCGTGCTGGCGATCGTGGCGCTGTACGCGCTGGTCAGCATCATCGGGATCCGGCGGCGGACGGCCGCCGGGCTGCCGGCGCAGTCGCTGACGCTGGTGCTGGTGAAGTCGGCGATCCTGCTCGGCGGGCTGGGCTTCCTGACGTACTACCTGAACATCGACCGCGGCTGGGGCTACGCCGTGGTGTTCTTCATCGGGCTGGTCGTGCTGATGGACCTCGTGCTGCGCAAGTCGACGTGGGGCCGGCACCTGTACGCCGTCGGCGGCAACGTCGAGGCGGCTCGCCGGTCCGGCATCAACGTCAACTGGATCTACATCTCGGCGTTCTCGCTGACCGGCACGCTGGCCGCGACCGGCGGCCTGATGTTCCTCGCCCGGCTGACGTCGGTGTCGCAGGCCAGCGGCAGCAACGACGTCAACCTGACGGCCATCGCGGCGGCGGTCATCGGCGGCACCAGCCTGTTCGGCGGGCGCGGGTCGGCCTACTCCGCGCTGCTCGGCGTGCTGGTGCTGACGGCGATCACCAGCGGCCTCAACCGCATCGGCGTCGACTCGTCGGTCCGCTACATCGTCACCGGAGCGGTCCTGCTGCTCGCGGTGTCCATCGACGCGATCGCCCGGCGGGCCCGCGCCAGCAGCGGACGAGGTTGA